In Triticum aestivum cultivar Chinese Spring chromosome 5B, IWGSC CS RefSeq v2.1, whole genome shotgun sequence, the following proteins share a genomic window:
- the LOC123117088 gene encoding vacuolar protein sorting-associated protein 22 homolog 1, with product MRRRPGIAGLQNAAATRDKFRLVGANVAKVRTDVMQEQLATFRSQLDEFARKHKSDIRKNSVFGQQFHEMCAKVGVDPLSSNKGVWAELLGIGDFYYELGVQIVDICIATRSHNGGLIDLIELRKLLCQKRKTDLGSLSSDDCLRAISKLKVLGSRFEVISVGKKKLVQSVPTELNKDHNGILELAQAKGYVTVEQVEKEFLWSTGRAIDALETLLKEGLAMIDDGHRDGKRRHWFPCVTLRSDASSFEAKS from the exons ATGAGGAGGCGGCCGGGGATCGCCGGCTTGCAGAACGCGGCGGCGACTCGC GACAAATTCCGTCTAGTCGGGGCGAATGTGGCGAAAGTCAGGACGGATGTCATGCAGGAGCAGCTCGCGACCTTCAGATCGCAGCTCGATGAATTCGCTCGCAAGCATAAG AGTGACATCCGTAAAAATTCGGTATTTGGGCAGCAGTTTCATGAAATGTGTGCAAAAGTTGGAGTAGATCCATTGTCATCGAATAAAGGAGTTTGGGCAGAGCTCCTAGGAATCGGTGACTTCTACTATGAATTGG GTGTTCAGATCGTTGAcatatgcatagcaacaagatcGCATAATGGTGGTCTTATTGACTTGATAGAACTCCGCAAACTTCTCTGCCAGAAAAGAAAAACTGATCTTGGTTCATTATCGTCAGATGACTGTTTACGCGCTATAAGTAAGCTGAAG GTCCTTGGTAGTCGTTTTGAAGTAATTTCTGTTGGGAAGAAAAAGCTTGTGCAATCGGTTCCTACTGAGTTAAATAAAGATCATAATGGGATACTTGAACTAGCTCAG GCTAAAGGCTATGTCACCGTAGAACAAGTTGAGAAGGAGTTCTTATGGTCAACTGGCCGTGCAATCGATGCCCTTGAAACTTTGCTAAAG GAGGGACTTGCTATGATCGACGACGGACACAGGGATGGCAAGCGTAGACACTGGTTCCCGTGCGTCACCCTCAGATCCGATGCCTCCAGTTTCGAAGCAAAGTCATAA